CCACGCCGAGATGGACCTGTACTTCCAGGCGGGCAGGCTGCAGGACCCGCACACCCTGACCCTGTACACCAGCCTGGAACCCTGCCTGATGTGCGGCGGCGCCAGCGCCCTGCTGGGCGTCGGACGGATCGTATGGGCCACAGATGACCCCTGGGGCGGCTCCGGTCGCCTGATCCGCTGGGCCGACCACCCCGCCCTGCAGGACACCCGGGTCATGCCCACCCCCGACCCGGACCTGGAACACGAGGGGGCCACCCTGTTTGCCCCCGAGGCGAAACGCGCCTTCCCGGAAGAGGGCTGGGCCCTGTGGCGCCAGCGCTACCCGCAGGAGACCGCTGTGGTGGACGCCCAGACCAGCCGCGCCCCCTGACGCGCTGGACGGCGCGCGGCCCACATGACCGCCGCAACCGCGCGCTCAGGCCCCACAATGGACGCATGACCGTCCTCGTCGTCGGCAGCGTCAACGCGGACCTCACCGTCCGGACCCCCCGCATTCCCGCCCCCGGCGAAACCGTCCTGGGC
The Deinococcus sedimenti DNA segment above includes these coding regions:
- a CDS encoding nucleoside deaminase, with the translated sequence MSDDRPTPDVPDLDHTRYLRAALDLAREGQAAGSAPVGAVLVNHDGQIIARGRNRVGEAQTTQHVGDASVAHAEMDLYFQAGRLQDPHTLTLYTSLEPCLMCGGASALLGVGRIVWATDDPWGGSGRLIRWADHPALQDTRVMPTPDPDLEHEGATLFAPEAKRAFPEEGWALWRQRYPQETAVVDAQTSRAP